One Candidatus Sulfurimonas baltica DNA segment encodes these proteins:
- a CDS encoding transglutaminase-like domain-containing protein produces MINFLEETSIIDYSNKEIQKLATNLSKNCKTATEIAKNCFEYVRDNINHSGDFKDDITTCKASDVLKHKTGWCYAKSHLLASLLRANNIPTGFCYQRLSCSEYKKDIYCLHGLNAIYLKDYGWYKVDARGNKEGVNEQFNPPVEKLAFELGENEFDLPDMYSEPLEVVVKTLERFKTYDEMINNFPNI; encoded by the coding sequence ATGATAAATTTTTTAGAAGAAACTAGTATCATAGACTACTCAAATAAAGAAATACAAAAGTTAGCAACTAATCTGTCAAAAAACTGCAAAACAGCTACTGAAATAGCAAAAAATTGCTTTGAATATGTTAGAGATAATATAAATCATTCCGGAGATTTTAAAGACGATATAACTACATGTAAAGCAAGTGATGTATTAAAACATAAAACTGGCTGGTGTTATGCAAAAAGTCATTTACTTGCTTCTTTGCTAAGAGCGAATAATATCCCTACTGGATTTTGTTATCAACGATTAAGTTGTTCAGAATATAAAAAAGACATCTATTGTCTTCATGGGTTAAATGCAATTTACTTAAAAGACTATGGCTGGTATAAAGTAGATGCAAGAGGAAATAAAGAAGGTGTTAATGAACAATTTAATCCTCCAGTTGAAAAGCTAGCATTTGAATTAGGGGAAAATGAATTTGATTTACCAGATATGTACTCAGAACCATTAGAAGTAGTTGTTAAAACATTAGAAAGATTTAAAACATATGATGAGATGATAAATAATTTTCCTAACATTTAG
- a CDS encoding ankyrin repeat domain-containing protein encodes MAIVLSNDEINKLLSGEKWLGEDDDYTTSSDESIQDDCVAKEADDIIHASANGDMKKVKQFLEMEANIDMQNESGYTALMMASKYGHKDIVSLLLEAGADLEVQVDKEDWFSDKAINFVSYSAFDIKELFEMAQIQRSYLKLTKELFEFNNLSDAEKKLILEKNQSNETSTDTKTNNALYSYELESYDVLKVKLIDIAKNVPADGILSIETRISEEENPFIKRLYTMAIDGMESEYIQEFAILAQEWLNKVHQRSGKQTDYLSNLNRELNMIRVSVISTMHGEGSQLLSQKIDATTDIIETYYKHFKDKFSIASLPKKLLNTRGELLEEINNFNEIINGTYNEAGLENPSDLVAKLVNYATHARKDGLHILASNSVYETNEILRELLQKIGMYYKIKRSQVIIEEGLVEAQNKGFTDPDFLFEYERELTCIVIGIKMIIDGSAPRSIENILSQLYPEKYIQSIFE; translated from the coding sequence ATGGCAATAGTATTAAGTAATGATGAAATTAATAAACTACTTAGTGGTGAAAAGTGGTTAGGTGAAGATGATGATTATACTACATCCTCTGATGAATCTATACAAGATGATTGTGTAGCAAAAGAAGCAGACGATATTATTCATGCATCAGCAAATGGAGACATGAAAAAAGTAAAGCAGTTTCTAGAAATGGAAGCCAATATAGATATGCAAAATGAGTCTGGATATACAGCTCTTATGATGGCTTCAAAATATGGACATAAAGATATTGTTTCTTTACTTTTAGAAGCTGGTGCAGATTTGGAAGTTCAAGTAGATAAAGAGGATTGGTTTTCTGATAAAGCTATTAACTTTGTTTCTTATAGTGCATTTGATATAAAAGAACTTTTTGAAATGGCACAAATACAAAGAAGCTATCTTAAACTAACTAAGGAGTTGTTTGAATTTAATAATCTTAGTGATGCAGAGAAAAAACTGATATTAGAAAAAAATCAATCTAATGAGACGTCAACAGACACAAAAACGAACAATGCTCTTTATTCTTATGAGTTAGAATCATATGATGTACTTAAGGTAAAACTCATAGATATTGCTAAGAATGTTCCTGCGGATGGTATATTGTCTATAGAGACCAGAATTAGCGAAGAAGAAAATCCATTTATAAAAAGACTATATACAATGGCCATAGATGGAATGGAATCAGAATATATACAAGAATTTGCAATTTTAGCGCAAGAATGGCTAAACAAAGTACATCAACGCTCAGGAAAACAAACTGATTACTTATCTAATCTCAATAGAGAGTTAAATATGATTCGTGTATCTGTAATAAGTACGATGCACGGGGAAGGTTCTCAATTATTATCTCAAAAAATAGATGCAACAACGGATATTATTGAGACTTATTATAAGCATTTTAAAGATAAGTTTTCTATAGCTAGTCTTCCAAAAAAATTGCTAAATACAAGAGGTGAATTGCTAGAAGAAATTAATAATTTTAATGAAATTATAAATGGTACTTATAATGAGGCTGGTTTAGAAAATCCAAGTGATTTAGTAGCTAAGCTAGTAAATTATGCTACTCACGCTCGAAAAGATGGTCTACATATTCTTGCTTCAAATAGTGTATATGAAACAAACGAAATATTAAGAGAATTATTACAAAAAATAGGAATGTATTATAAGATTAAGCGTTCACAAGTCATTATTGAAGAAGGCTTAGTAGAAGCACAAAACAAAGGTTTTACTGATCCTGATTTTTTGTTTGAGTATGAGCGAGAATTGACATGTATTGTTATTGGGATAAAAATGATAATAGATGGAAGTGCCCCAAGATCTATAGAAAATATACTATCTCAATTGTATCCTGAGAAGTATATACAAAGTATATTTGAATAG